One genomic segment of bacterium includes these proteins:
- a CDS encoding GTP cyclohydrolase, FolE2/MptA family → MKDVQNQHDLRKIPLDKVGIEDLLYPIRV, encoded by the coding sequence ATGAAGGACGTTCAGAATCAGCACGACCTAAGAAAGATCCCTTTAGATAAAGTTGGTATAGAGGATCTTCTTTATCCCATAAGGGTGA